TTCCTGCAATttcggtatttattttactgccGCATCTAATCTTTCGGTCAATAATCTGTAAGTATAACAATTTTGCGGACATTGATGCTACTATTAGATGAGGATATCCGGAgcgtatatggggcattctatGTCAATTATTCGCCATTTACATCTGCCTTTTCGACGAACAGGAATTAAAGGAtaggtattttcgtttttgttaatgattttctatcaaatcgatgaaaaaaggtAGATTTAAGTGGTGCGTACTCGATGTAGAATGCCCCAAAAcccttcaataaaataaaaaagaataattttctttgcgGAACTACGACtcaaaacgagaaaagaaacagtatgttattttaatatcggGTTTTGGAAAAGCCAtgagcatttaaaaaaaaaattgtgcgatTGTAATTACGAATAGTTACCGCGATTGTGAACTGATATTACCATTTCCCAACGATGCCTTATAATATGCACGAATTTCGAAATCTAACGGTTATTCTGagtgagttgtacattttttcgtatccACCTAAAAGCCTATGCTCTCGTCGGCACTGCAGATTGTTGCTTTAGCAGAAACATAGGACGTGTGCGTATTACCATGTCGTTTTATCATCTGGTACCGCTTCGGTCGACTACAGCGCTTCTGgaggttcaacgttgaactaaATTACAGACTTCTCGTGCATCAGAACGGGCTCCTGTCACCTGAAAATCGCCCGCACAAATCGTGCCATATTTACAGCAAACTGACTGGTGCTATAGGTTTTCCCGGATTACGTGTGTGTTTTTGTACGTCTGTATCTCCCTggcaaaagtgaaagaaattctgataTCGTACAAAcggtgaatattcaacaagtcgCTAGCCCGATCGGCCATCTTTGACGCGACGTGATTTTATTgagttcatcattatttttattagacgTTATCAGTGATCTGCGATAGTAGTGACTGAGATACagacgtacaattttattcaagctatcttttaaaaattttcccagtcaGATTCATACCCCCGTTTTATCAGGATATGTGCGGGCGATTTCCCCGCTtctgacgtcacgaaatatatatagGACATGCCAGGTCAGCGGGACCTTAAAGCGACACGCTTCACTTGATactgcatttttttaataaatcttcCCTATCATTCGACCCTTGATACATCGCTGGAGGGTAATAAAGGTGTCATTGCACAACGTAGTTGACTTGCTCTGGTATTTCATACCTATATGCGGTTGTCGTTTGAAGGAtatgaaaaaactgaaacgaTCACTTAATGAATTCCTGTAGttttgttaataaattttgCTCCCGGGGTAATTGCATGTACTAATTGTGTACAATGGTATCTCTAACGAAACGATCGTAGAAACTATTAAAAACCGATCACGCTACGAACCGATCATCAATATGTTCGTATAAGTAAAAACTAGACTGTAAGTTGGTACATTGCAACGCAATGCATGTTTtgcatatttcatttcatcaatCAGCTTCATCAATACGCGATATTTTTCGTTATCTTGTACCGTATCACCAACGATTGGATGTATCGAGCATCTGTGATTCATGCAGACGCGTCACACCTTTGCATTCATACTTCTCTCCCATTTATCTCGACGCGTGTATTTTATCattgcttctttttttctcctccctgaatttttttcccttctcccCATATCGGCTTACCTGATTGCGGGTTCGCGTCACGTTACAATACTATAactcgtttgaaattttccctaCCCGAGTTATAACGAGATACATATTACACAAGCACATCTCCGTGTGTGTGCATACAATGTAATTTATACGAACGACACAtatcgtacatacatatatatatatatgtacataaaaaatgCGTATTTGCCGATCGTAATTATACTCGCAAATAACAGCTTCACACCACAGGCTTATCAACACTGTGAATTTGCGACCGGCAGCAACTTAAATCTGCAACGTGGACGCTTATCACCGCGCCGACAATATTTTACACAAGAATATATTAATTCGATCACTGCATTATGCATGATGCACCGTACGCTTTTCACTAAATACTATCTGCAGCTGATGTAATCTTATACTGTATACCcacttcgttttttctttaccaacaattgtgaaaaaagaatgaaaaaaagaaccaaaaaAGAAACGCGCCTTAAACcttcgaaaataaattatggACCATCACCTATCGAATCAACTATAAGAACGGACAGTTTTGAATTTACATTATTCTACTTTATTTACGGATATTTTAGGAATAGAAAATCGGTAACGGAGTGAATAGCGAAATAAGGAGCTTTTAGAGGTCGCATACAATGTTAAGCTGTTATATGTAGTTAAGATTACCTTCTGTTCAGCTCGGGCGGGAGAACACTCCAATCTTCGGTCTCATAATAGGGCCACATGATGCGTAATCTCACCAAACAGTAGGATTTTGCAATTTAAACGAAGCACCGTTAATTCATTGGCGGTATATCATGTGCTATGGTGGCTAGCAGCTAGTATGGCGAACGATATTTATCACTAGCATTATAGAGCGCCAGAAGGTGTGAGGTGTTGCCTTTATCTCTTATCTCACTCTGTGACTCCGCTATCAGCTGACACTGAGCAAGAGCTACCATTCTAATCAACCATCAGATTCAATTTTACTATCTATTTTCCGACGCTTTTTCATTGCATTAAAAACACATTTACCGGTTGGCCGCgaagaataattaatcgtGATTAATTTGAGGATATTTACGGATACAGATTTTACACAATATCAGTGACTTCGATATTGTTCTGCtaatattatcgttattatttcacCTGTCTTACAAATATTGATCAATCGATATTTCTCCTCGAAGATTATCGATACAGTGGAatgtatttccttttattACCGTAATAGTTCAGAAATGCgattaatattgaaataaaaataatttatttatacaaataataataacaatattaataataatattaacaacgAATTGTCGTATTggaaaatgtacaaaatatcTATTCTTAAAATTTAACTTATGTTTTACCGTTATTGAAGACAGGAATGTATTTGCTACGACAGACAATTATCGTCCTGATTACGTGGCGGACGGATGTCGTTATTTCTTTTGATGCAATCGACCAGCCAGTGAATTCCTTCGTCTACACCGTCGCTATAAATAACAACAATTATTATGCCGTATTGAGCGATCAAATTCAATGAGTTTATCCCTGAGTAACCCCTgcgaaattattctttttaccCATTTAGCGCGGAAACCGGCATCACCATGCAATCTCTCCTTCCAATGAGATGGGCATTCTGATTGAAAATCGGCTTCACATCTCTGACTCCCATACAGTCTGGTATATCTTGTTTATTAGCGAGAACCAGCAGAGGTACTCCCATCAAATGCTCCGAAGATATCATCCTGTCTACATACATCTGTTATAAGCGCACTTATTCATCTTTGAAATTTGACAGGCTGTTCCATGCGAACATACTTTGAATAAGCATATTTTTCGTTCTAAAGAAATCGATAATTTCGACCATGGTAAAACTTGAAGCGTTTTAGACAAATTTACTACTTTCTGAGGATCTTGAGGCACCCTTCAAGTGATACATGTGTTTCAGGTAGCTCAAGATACTTTTAAACTCGCATTGCAAAACTTTATTTTAAGACTATTGTTGgatttcgaaaagtaaaaTGCACATTGACAGGTTGATGTAACAATAGAACATCCTGCACTTAGGCCAATGGTACTGTCTTACCAAAAGTCTCTTTGGAATCTGGTATTCTGTCTCTGTCCGAAGAATCAACAATGTAAATGACTGCGTGCGACTCTGCGTAGTACTGCAAAATATGTTatgttttacaaaatataatagCGTTTTCATTGCAAATGATTCAACTTTATTTATAATGAGATCAATGATTGTGATCAGGCTTCAGGCTCGCCTTAGTAACCTTTAGAGGGACAGCCTGGCTCTTTTAGGGGTCAGCAGATAATTTGGAAACTCCACCATGCGCGTTGACtatttacatacataaatcatacctctaaaaaaatatccaatttCAAGGGAAAAATGCCAGCCCTCTATGGTTAAACAGAATATTGCCATTGTTGTATAATGAACGTCAGATTGTCAAGCGAATCttggtttttaaaatttgaaataagaatTGTGACTTgggatttttttacaaaaaatgtgaGATATTCTAGGTCGACTGAAGTGAGTGAAAGATGAAATCAGGTTCGACATAAAACCTTATCCCAGAGAGACTGAAGTTCCTCCTGTCCTCCGAGATCCCAGAAGTTTAACCGCACGCCCgcgtgatcaatttttccaatattaaGGCCGACTGTTGTAGTAATTTTGCTGGGATTCATGCCTTTGTAGTTTTTCGTGAACTTCGTTTTAGCTGCCTCTAAGTAAGTCTGTGAAATAGTTAAACTACCGTTTAGAAAACTCACAATGTCTCTTCGTACAGAACATAACCTAAGACAACAATGTGTAATGATACTCTTACCGTCTTCCCTGCATTGTCTAAGCCCAGTATCA
The Neodiprion fabricii isolate iyNeoFabr1 chromosome 5, iyNeoFabr1.1, whole genome shotgun sequence genome window above contains:
- the LOC124182139 gene encoding ADP-ribosylation factor-related protein 1; protein product: MYTLLNGLYKYLMQKDEYYILILGLDNAGKTTYLEAAKTKFTKNYKGMNPSKITTTVGLNIGKIDHAGVRLNFWDLGGQEELQSLWDKYYAESHAVIYIVDSSDRDRIPDSKETFDRMISSEHLMGVPLLVLANKQDIPDCMGVRDVKPIFNQNAHLIGRRDCMVMPVSALNGDGVDEGIHWLVDCIKRNNDIRPPRNQDDNCLS